Proteins encoded together in one Dermacentor variabilis isolate Ectoservices chromosome 2, ASM5094787v1, whole genome shotgun sequence window:
- the LOC142570929 gene encoding uncharacterized protein LOC142570929 — translation MAAESSSASHTATNCGDAACLRPSTSTTAGTGGLRPRAVRYRARAGGPTAAEMPPPPPRRRVPVPLLEEAHPPGTAKMKERLQELVESILLFAMSSAIVLIAAAVVSHLTGCHQAVGLSMLAASIVIDVASFVVYVSSRHERTREQLAVVLLPIQSSLWRSRCVPNDDDRDHAGSRRGVGDVWHGSIV, via the coding sequence ATGGCCGCCGAGAGCAGCAGCGCAAGTCACACAGCCACCAACTGCGGCGACGCGGCCTGTCTCCGACCCTCGACGTCGACTACCGCTGGCACGGGCGGCCTTCGACCACGCGCTGTTCGCTACAGAGCTCGAGCCGGAGGGCCGACCGCTGCTGAAATGCCTCCCCCGCCGCCGCGGCGTCGGGTCCCGGTGCCTCTGCTGGAAGAGGCTCATCCCCCGGGTACGGCGAAGATGAAAGAGCGCCTCCAGGAGCTCGTGGAGAGCATCTTGCTGTTCGCCATGAGCAGCGCCATCGTCCTCATTGCGGCCGCTGTCGTCTCGCACTTAACGGGATGCCACCAGGCCGTGGGCCTCTCGATGCTCGCCGCCAGCATTGTGATAGACGTCGCCAGCTTCGTCGTGTACGTCTCCAGCCGGCACGAGAGGACACGCGAGCAGCTCGCCGTGGTCCTCTTGCCGATTCAGAGCAGCCTGTGGCGCAGTCGCTGCGTCCCGAACGATGATGACCGCGACCACGCAGGGTCGCGACGGGGCGTCGGTGACGTGTGGCACGGCAGCATCGTGTAA